Part of the Rhizobium lentis genome, CCGTCGCGCCTGCTCGCCGCTCTGTCTGCTCTGATCATCTCGGTGACCTTTGCACTGCCCTTCCTGCCGGTCGCGCGCTGGTTCGACTTTGTCCCCTTGCCGCTTTCCACCATACGCGGGATCGTCTCCATCAGCGTGATGTATCTTTTGTCGTCGGAGCTGGCCAAACACTGGTTCTTCCGACGCGAGGACCAACGACGCCGCACCGCAGGCCGGAAACGTCGACGATCTCCACGGCGTCTCCGGCCAGAACGCGCCTGAGGCGTCAGGCAGTCGCGCCGAACACGGATGAGGTCCTCCGCGCGTGAAGCTTGATCCGCGTCAATGCTGACTTGCTCCTAAAGATTTGAAATGGAGATGCTCAATGACGAGCTGACGTCGGCTGCACCGAAATACGCTTGGCGCTTCGATGCGGCCTCCTTCTTGGAAGACAGGAGAAAAATCATGGCAGATGCAACCAAACTTGCTGTTAAGAACGAAGATAAGCCGGTTCAGTCGGCAGGAATCTGGTCCCCCTTCGAAGCGCTGCGCTCGGAGATCGACCGTCTGTTCGATGGCTTCATGCCCTCACCTTGGCGTTCCTCCGACCGGTCCATTTTCGCGCGCGGCTTTCCGTCGCTGAGTGGATGGGCAGCCGCCCCGGCTGTCGATGTGATCGAAAAGGACGACGCCTTCGAGATCACCGCCGAAATGCCTGGCCTCGATGAAAAGAACATCGAAGTCACGCTGTCCAACAGCTACCTGACAATCCGTGGCGAAAAGCAGGAGGAGAAGGAGGATAAGCAGAAGGAATACCATGTGTCCGAGCGTCGCTACGGCTCCTTCCAGCGCACCTTCCAGATCCCAGATGGGGTAGATGCCAACAAGGTGGATGCCACCTTCACCAAGGGCGTCCTGAAGGTGAGGCTTCCAAAGAGCGCCGATGCCAAAAAAAACGAGCGGAAGGTGGAGATAAAAGTCGCTTGATCCGGGTTCGCGTCGGATGGGCGCGCATCGCGATGCGCGCCCATTACTGTTGGCAATGGGCCAATAGAAATCGTCGAACGCCATGCACATCGTCACACCGTGCTTTTGCCGATGCCGTTGCCCGTCCAGTCATCAGCTACCGGCGAGTCGACCTGGCCGGTGCCGTGCCATCCATGATAACTTCATTGTTCACGACGCCAGATGTTTTTCGATTTCGTCGACCGGAAAATTGACGAGGTCCTTGTCGTATTCCGCCACAATCCGCTTCCTTACCGTTTCGGACATGGCACGGCGCAGGTCGGCAAGAGCCTTCGGGGGAGCCACGAGGAAAAGCTTCTGAATGTTGTTGCCTGCGCAGATCACCTCCAGCTTTTCCGCGACCATGGAAGAGAACTGCTCTTCTTCAAGCTGATGGAAATCAGTCTGTCCGAGGCTGCTGCGATGGCTGCCGCTGGCGGTCCGGCCAGGCCTATCTGTCCCCTGTTGACGGGTCGGCGCATTGTGCGGCGCCTCGAATACCTGCTCGACTTCAAGAGACAGGTCGGACGCTGTCCCGACATTGCGCAGAAGCAGGGCTTTTCTCGCGTCCGCGACGAGCACTCGCGCGTTGTAAGAGATGATGATATTTTGGTTCATCGCGATCGATCCCCTTTCTTTCGTGAGGTTCATCATACTCGCGTGCTGGACTGGCGATTTGATCGGCATCAATGCCCAAGAGAAGGCGTTGGCGGTTTGATCAAAGCTTCTTCTTAATGCGCTTACGACACAAAGAACCTGCGCTGAGCGCGTCTGCCGGAAAGCGGCGGCTGAGTGGGCCGGAGCGTACGCGGGCGGGCGGCGCGTCCTAAGAAAGTGCCGGTCGCCATCG contains:
- a CDS encoding Hsp20/alpha crystallin family protein, with protein sequence MADATKLAVKNEDKPVQSAGIWSPFEALRSEIDRLFDGFMPSPWRSSDRSIFARGFPSLSGWAAAPAVDVIEKDDAFEITAEMPGLDEKNIEVTLSNSYLTIRGEKQEEKEDKQKEYHVSERRYGSFQRTFQIPDGVDANKVDATFTKGVLKVRLPKSADAKKNERKVEIKVA
- a CDS encoding host attachment protein, which encodes MMNLTKERGSIAMNQNIIISYNARVLVADARKALLLRNVGTASDLSLEVEQVFEAPHNAPTRQQGTDRPGRTASGSHRSSLGQTDFHQLEEEQFSSMVAEKLEVICAGNNIQKLFLVAPPKALADLRRAMSETVRKRIVAEYDKDLVNFPVDEIEKHLAS